Proteins found in one Streptomyces sp. NBC_00461 genomic segment:
- a CDS encoding cupin domain-containing protein, protein MLQDAAPLAIPDGASAMTILVEWEPGDPGSPPHRHPGPAFGYVVEGAVRFELEGEPERVVEAGGTFWEPGGDVIHYQDGNALTDARTRFVVTMLCAPGKPMLELVEEEELSRRAHLRAPRPTG, encoded by the coding sequence ATGCTGCAGGACGCCGCGCCGCTCGCCATCCCCGACGGTGCCTCCGCGATGACCATTCTCGTGGAGTGGGAGCCCGGAGACCCGGGCAGCCCGCCGCACCGTCACCCCGGGCCCGCGTTCGGGTACGTGGTCGAAGGCGCGGTCCGTTTCGAGCTGGAGGGGGAGCCCGAGCGCGTGGTCGAGGCCGGCGGGACGTTCTGGGAGCCGGGCGGCGACGTGATCCACTACCAGGACGGCAACGCCCTGACGGATGCGCGGACCCGATTCGTCGTGACCATGCTCTGCGCACCGGGCAAGCCCATGCTCGAACTGGTCGAGGAGGAGGAACTGTCCAGGCGAGCCCACCTGCGCGCCCCGCGGCCCACCGGCTGA
- a CDS encoding SDR family oxidoreductase, which produces MKVVVIGGTGLIGSKVVARLTENGHEAVAAAPNTGVNTLTGEGLAEVLQGASVVVDVSNSPSFEDEAVMEFFRTSTTNLLKAETEAGVGHHVALSVVGTDRLQESGYFRAKQVQEELIKASGLPYSIVHATQFFEFAKGLADGCTEGDTVHLPDAKIQPMVSDDVAAAVGRTSVGAPVGGVVEVAGPEAFQLDEFIRTALAAKNDPRKVVTDPQTRYWGAELQEDTLLPGPDAHIAATRFADWLAQQK; this is translated from the coding sequence ATGAAGGTCGTAGTGATCGGTGGAACCGGGCTCATCGGCTCGAAGGTGGTCGCCAGGCTCACGGAGAACGGCCATGAGGCGGTCGCTGCCGCGCCCAACACCGGCGTCAACACGCTGACGGGCGAGGGCCTCGCCGAGGTCCTGCAGGGCGCGTCGGTCGTGGTCGACGTCTCCAACTCCCCGTCGTTCGAGGACGAGGCGGTCATGGAGTTCTTCCGTACCTCCACGACCAACCTGCTGAAGGCGGAGACCGAGGCCGGCGTCGGACACCATGTGGCCCTGTCGGTGGTCGGCACCGACCGCCTCCAGGAGAGCGGGTACTTCCGGGCCAAGCAGGTCCAGGAGGAGCTGATCAAGGCGTCCGGCCTCCCCTACTCCATCGTCCACGCCACCCAGTTCTTCGAGTTCGCGAAGGGACTGGCCGACGGCTGCACCGAGGGTGACACCGTGCACCTGCCCGATGCCAAGATCCAGCCCATGGTCTCCGACGACGTGGCCGCGGCCGTCGGCCGCACCTCGGTCGGCGCCCCGGTGGGTGGCGTGGTGGAGGTCGCGGGCCCTGAGGCGTTCCAGCTCGATGAGTTCATCCGCACGGCGCTCGCCGCCAAGAACGACCCTCGGAAGGTCGTCACGGACCCGCAGACCCGTTACTGGGGTGCCGAACTGCAGGAGGACACGCTGCTGCCGGGGCCGGACGCACACATCGCCGCCACCAGGTTCGCGGACTGGCTCGCGCAGCAGAAGTAA
- a CDS encoding sigma-70 family RNA polymerase sigma factor produces the protein MDTHLAVARQGRGTPGTTAIPTNVELDHATRVFVRARPGLFDLAHRILGNAQEAEDVLQETWLRWQGTDRAVVSNPSGLLRTTTVRLAINVIQSAWKRRVACAGPWLPERADTGVTPETVAERQDAVERAVLLLMERLTPRQRAAYVLREGFGYPYDRIAELLHLSVVNSRQHVSRAQERLVSDGHRQPVDSVAHRRLVEAFFAAARSGDLERLERVLSADANHRP, from the coding sequence GTGGACACACATCTGGCGGTAGCGAGGCAGGGCCGGGGGACGCCGGGCACGACGGCCATCCCGACGAACGTCGAGCTTGACCATGCGACAAGGGTGTTCGTCCGTGCCAGGCCGGGACTGTTCGACCTCGCCCACCGCATTCTGGGAAACGCGCAGGAGGCCGAGGACGTCCTTCAGGAGACATGGCTGCGGTGGCAGGGCACCGACCGTGCGGTTGTCTCGAATCCGTCCGGACTGCTCCGGACGACCACTGTCCGGCTGGCCATCAACGTCATTCAGTCCGCCTGGAAACGCCGGGTGGCCTGTGCCGGTCCCTGGCTCCCGGAGCGGGCGGACACGGGGGTGACCCCGGAAACGGTGGCCGAGCGGCAGGACGCCGTCGAGCGTGCGGTTCTGCTGCTGATGGAGAGGCTGACGCCGAGGCAGCGTGCCGCGTACGTCCTGCGAGAGGGTTTCGGCTACCCGTACGACCGTATCGCCGAGCTGCTGCATCTCAGCGTGGTCAACAGCAGGCAGCATGTCTCACGCGCACAGGAACGCCTGGTCAGCGACGGTCACCGGCAGCCGGTGGACTCCGTCGCGCATCGGCGCCTGGTGGAGGCGTTCTTCGCGGCGGCCCGCTCCGGTGATCTGGAACGGTTGGAAAGGGTGCTGTCCGCCGACGCGAACCACCGCCCATGA